A single genomic interval of Malania oleifera isolate guangnan ecotype guangnan chromosome 11, ASM2987363v1, whole genome shotgun sequence harbors:
- the LOC131143520 gene encoding pentatricopeptide repeat-containing protein At5g40400 — translation MNGAWTYSVRSVLLKSTKLAIPTYLTKLSWASFFVVNYVLKATFSSFASASSSSSSSSPLQTIGDHQTKSLTNPFYHFLPHNHNPNNLVSIICSNLKQHNSQLSLLRRDIEGLLPHLGPPEISRVLLRCQSDHSSALAFFSWVKNDLGLRHTTRNYCIVVHILTWSRKLSEAMKLLSELIELVQDASPSEDIFQVLVLCSEECNWDPVVFDMLIKAYVKEGMVGEGLRAFRRMVELGFAPNVVAFNRILNGLLKLNCIHLCWEVYEKMGKVGITPNTHTFNILTHAFCKNGGVDKMNEFLEKMEEEGFEPDVVTYNTLINSFCRKGRLDDAFYLYKIMYRRGVAPDLVTYTSLMNGLCKEGKVREAHQFFHQMVHRGFSPDILCYNTLIFGYCEEGNVQESRSLCHHMIQNGILPDYFTCRVLVEAYAKEGRLLSSLNFIVELRRFGVSISRDIYDYLIVALCQENRPFAARNLLRRMSEDCYEPTEENYNGLIESLCKCDFVPDALLLKAEMAAKNINPSLFVYRALISCLCRLSRSMEGEFFMREMVESGMLPDLEICRALINGYCQERNIDKAESLLIFFAHEFQIYDTESYNILVGFFCEEGDIAKSMELQDRMLKVGFVPNSLTCRNMINGLWNTIRMEKH, via the coding sequence ATGAATGGAGCATGGACGTATTCTGTAAGGTCAGTCCTCTTAAAATCAACCAAACTTGCGATTCCGACTTACCTTACAAAGCTATCTTGGGCATCTTTCTTTGTCGTAAATTATGTACTGAAAGCAACTTTCTCTTCTTttgcttctgcttcttcttcttcttcttcttcttctcctctccaAACCATTGGAGATCATCAAACCAAATCGCTCACGAATCCATTTTACCATTTTCTCCCTCACAATCACAATCCCAACAACCTAGTCAGCATCATCTGCTCAAACCTCAAACAACACAATTCCCAGCTTAGCCTTCTTCGCAGAGATATAGAGGGTCTTCTTCCTCATCTGGGTCCGCCTGAAATTTCTAGGGTTTTGTTGAGGTGCCAATCTGATCACTCCTCAGCTTTGGCTTTCTTCAGTTGGGTAAAAAATGATTTGGGTCTCAGGCACACCACCCGGAACTACTGCATCGTTGTTCATATCTTGACTTGGTCTCGGAAGTTATCCGAAGCAATGAAATTGTTGTCTGAATTGATAGAATTAGTTCAAGATGCTTCCCCTAGTGaagatattttccaagttttggTTTTGTGTTCTGAAGAGTGTAATTGGGATCCAGTTGTCTTTGATATGCTTATTAAGGCTTATGTTAAGGAGGGCATGGTTGGAGAAGGTTTGCGAGCTTTTAGGAGGATGGTCGAGCTTGGGTTTGCCCCCAATGTTGTTGCCTTTAATCGAATTTTGAATGGGCTGTTGAAATTGAACTGTATTCATCTGTGTTGGGAAGTTTACGAAAAAATGGGTAAAGTTGGGATTACCCCTAATACTCACACATTTAATATCTTGACTCATGCTTTCTGCAAAAATGGAGGTGTGGATAAAATGAATGAATTTTTggagaagatggaagaagaaggaTTTGAGCCTGATGTGGTGACATACAATACACTGATTAATAGCTTTTGTAGAAAAGGAAGGTTGGATGatgcattttatttatataagATCATGTACAGAAGGGGTGTGGCACCGGACCTGGTGACCTATACGTCATTAATGAATGGCCTTTGTAAGGAAGGGAAGGTGAGAGAGGCTCATCAGTTCTTCCATCAAATGGTTCACAGAGGGTTTAGTCCAGATATTTTGTGTTACAACACACTTATTTTTGGGTACTGTGAAGAAGGAAATGTGCAAGAATCAAGGTCATTGTGTCATCACATGATACAAAATGGGATTTTGCCCGACTATTTCACTTGTCGGGTGCTTGTAGAAGCATATGCCAAGGAGGGTAGATTGCTTTCATCTTTGAATTTCATTGTGGAACTCAGGAGATTTGGAGTTTCAATCtctcgggatatttatgattatttaatagtTGCTCTCTGTCAAGAGAATCGGCCATTTGCTGCCAGGAATCTTCTGCGAAGAATGTCTGAAGATTGCTATGAACCTACGGAGGAGAACTATAATGGATTGATAGAATCTCTCTGTAAATGCGATTTTGTGCCAGATGCGTTACTCTTGAAAGCTGAGATGGCCGCTAAGAATATAAATCCCAGTTTATTTGTATATAGAGCTCTTATAAGTTGCTTGTGTAGATTAAGTAGAAGTATGGAGGGTGAATTTTTTATGCGAGAAATGGTTGAATCTGGTATGCTTCCTGACTTGGAAATTTGCAGGGCTTTGATTAATGGTTACTGCCAAGAACGGAATATTGATAAAGCAGAATCATTGTTGATATTCTTTGCTCATGAATTTCAAATTTATGATACTGAAAGTTACAATATACTTGTTGGGTTTTTCTGTGAGGAGGGTGATATAGCTAAATCGATGGAGCTGCAGGATAGAATGTTGAAAGTGGGCTTTGTGCCAAATAGCCTAACATGCAGGAATATGATTAATGGATTATGGAACACAATAAGAATGGAGAAGCATTAG